The following are encoded together in the Anaerostipes caccae L1-92 genome:
- the atpD gene encoding F0F1 ATP synthase subunit beta, producing the protein MEKGKIVQVLGPVVDVEFDGGYLPLIKDALTVELDGKKLVMEAAQHMGNNIVRCILLASSEGLSKDMEVTATGAGITVPVGRQTLGRMFNVLGQNIDGKEQVEGEEQWVIHRDPPTFEEQSPVVEILETGIKVIDLLAPYAKGGKVGLFGGAGVGKTVLIQELIHNIATEHGGYSIFTGVGERSREGNDLWTEMNESGVIDKTALVFGQMNEPPGARMRVAQTGLTMAEYFRDREHQNVLLFIDNIFRYVQAGSEVSALLGRMPSAVGYQPTLANEVGELQERITSTKNGSITSVQAVYVPADDLTDPAPATTFAHLDATTVLSRKIVEQGIYPAVDPLESTSRILEAEVVGEEHYEVAMQVQELLQKYKELQDIISILGMEELDEDDKLAVYRARKIQKFLSQPFHVAENFTGMKGKYVPVSETIRGFKAIISGEMDEYPENAFFMVGTIDEVIEKAKSETAREA; encoded by the coding sequence ATGGAAAAGGGAAAAATCGTACAGGTTTTAGGTCCGGTCGTGGACGTGGAATTTGACGGCGGGTATCTTCCGCTGATCAAAGATGCGCTGACGGTAGAACTGGACGGCAAAAAACTTGTCATGGAAGCTGCCCAGCATATGGGGAACAACATTGTCCGCTGTATCCTGCTCGCATCCAGCGAAGGACTGTCTAAAGATATGGAAGTGACAGCCACGGGAGCAGGGATCACGGTTCCGGTGGGCAGGCAGACACTGGGCAGAATGTTTAATGTGCTGGGACAGAATATTGACGGGAAAGAGCAGGTCGAAGGAGAAGAGCAGTGGGTCATTCACAGGGATCCTCCTACATTTGAGGAGCAGAGCCCGGTCGTAGAGATCCTGGAGACAGGAATCAAAGTCATCGACCTTCTGGCACCTTATGCAAAAGGCGGTAAAGTCGGATTGTTCGGCGGTGCCGGAGTGGGTAAAACGGTGCTGATTCAGGAGCTGATCCATAACATCGCCACGGAACACGGCGGATATTCTATTTTTACCGGGGTGGGAGAACGCTCCAGGGAGGGAAATGACCTGTGGACAGAGATGAATGAATCCGGGGTTATCGACAAGACAGCCCTCGTGTTCGGGCAGATGAACGAACCGCCGGGAGCCCGTATGAGAGTGGCGCAGACCGGTCTTACGATGGCAGAATATTTCAGAGACAGGGAGCATCAGAATGTGCTGCTGTTCATCGATAATATTTTCCGCTACGTACAGGCAGGTTCCGAGGTATCCGCACTGCTTGGCCGCATGCCTTCTGCCGTCGGCTATCAGCCGACGCTGGCCAATGAAGTCGGAGAGCTGCAGGAGAGGATCACGTCCACGAAAAACGGATCGATCACCTCTGTGCAGGCCGTCTATGTGCCTGCGGATGATTTGACGGACCCGGCTCCGGCAACTACCTTTGCCCATCTGGACGCCACCACGGTGCTTTCCAGAAAGATCGTGGAACAGGGAATCTATCCTGCGGTAGATCCGCTGGAATCCACATCCAGAATTCTGGAAGCGGAAGTGGTGGGAGAAGAACATTACGAAGTTGCAATGCAGGTTCAGGAGCTCCTCCAGAAGTACAAAGAGCTTCAGGATATCATTTCTATCCTCGGTATGGAAGAACTGGATGAAGACGATAAACTCGCAGTTTACCGTGCCCGTAAGATCCAGAAATTCCTCTCACAGCCGTTTCATGTGGCAGAGAATTTTACCGGCATGAAGGGCAAATATGTGCCGGTGAGCGAGACCATCCGCGGATTTAAAGCCATTATAAGCGGAGAGATGGACGAATATCCGGAAAATGCATTCTTTATGGTGGGAACCATTGATGAAGTCATTGAGAAGGCAAAGAGTGAAACGGCCAGGGAAGCGTAA
- the atpG gene encoding ATP synthase F1 subunit gamma, producing MANMTEIRSRMKSIQETMKITNAMYLISSTKLRKAREKLDATAPYFELLQSTIKDILFHSPDINHTFFDQRKKIKPEDKKRGYVVMTADKGMAGAYNHNVLKLAQERLAQGNDNTLFVIGQMGRKYFTKKNVRIDMEFLYTAQDPSMWRARNIAETLVDLYRKEKLDEIYIIYTKMVTPLKAEPEIIQILPLKRQSFEEMNVELEKYHKIADYSPSPKVVMDHLVPNYVKGLIYGALVESFSSEQNARMMAMQGATESAKDMIRELSLLYNRARQAAITQEITEIVSGAKAFQKK from the coding sequence ATGGCAAATATGACAGAAATCCGCTCCAGAATGAAAAGCATTCAGGAGACCATGAAGATCACCAACGCAATGTATCTGATCTCTTCCACAAAGCTTAGGAAGGCAAGGGAAAAGCTGGATGCCACGGCCCCATATTTTGAACTGCTCCAGTCGACAATCAAAGATATTCTGTTTCATTCACCGGACATTAATCATACCTTTTTTGACCAGAGGAAAAAGATAAAACCGGAAGATAAAAAGCGGGGTTATGTGGTCATGACGGCAGACAAGGGGATGGCTGGAGCCTACAACCATAATGTGCTGAAGCTTGCACAGGAGCGTCTGGCACAGGGAAATGACAATACCCTGTTTGTCATCGGCCAGATGGGAAGGAAGTATTTTACGAAAAAGAATGTCAGGATTGACATGGAGTTTCTTTATACCGCTCAGGACCCCAGCATGTGGCGTGCCAGAAATATTGCGGAAACATTGGTCGATCTTTACCGGAAGGAAAAACTGGATGAGATCTATATTATCTATACAAAGATGGTGACGCCTTTGAAGGCAGAGCCTGAAATTATCCAGATCCTGCCGCTGAAACGGCAGAGTTTTGAGGAAATGAATGTGGAACTCGAAAAGTATCACAAGATTGCGGATTATTCTCCGTCTCCCAAAGTAGTGATGGACCATTTGGTGCCCAACTATGTGAAAGGACTGATTTACGGAGCCCTGGTAGAGTCATTTTCCAGCGAGCAGAATGCGCGTATGATGGCGATGCAGGGGGCTACGGAAAGTGCAAAAGACATGATCAGGGAACTGTCGCTTTTGTATAACCGTGCCAGACAGGCGGCAATCACCCAGGAGATTACAGAGATTGTAAGCGGCGCGAAAGCGTTTCAGAAGAAATAA
- the atpA gene encoding F0F1 ATP synthase subunit alpha, translating to MGNINPEGIISVLKSEIEDYENKIEVQEEGTVIQVGDGIATVHGLNHAMYGELVEFENGTRGIVQNLEMKTIGCVLLGSDHGLIEGSKVVRSGKRAGVPVGDALVGRVVNALGAPIDGNGPIKTDGYLPIEREAAGVIDRKSVDVPLETGILAIDAMFPIGRGQRELIIGDRQTGKTSIAVDTILNQKGKDVICVYVAIGQKASTLAKIVSTLKKHDAMDYSIVVSASASDVAPVQYIAPYSGTAMAEYFMDKGKDVLIVYDDLSKHAVAYRAMSLLLQRPPGREAYPGDVFYLHSRLLERSCRLNEEHGGGSITALPIIETLAGDVSAYIPTNVISITDGQIFLESDLFFSGIRPAVNVGLSVSRVGGAAQTKAMKKVSGSLRIDLAQFREMEVFTQFSSDLDPQTKELLDHGNRLVELLKQPLYHPMSLHKQVILLCAANHRLLMDVPVNEIKSFTEDLVSFFEAKYSQLVREIDEKKVLTDEVTEQIVQAVKEFKK from the coding sequence TTGGGCAATATAAATCCGGAAGGAATTATTTCCGTTTTAAAAAGTGAGATAGAAGATTATGAGAATAAAATTGAGGTGCAGGAGGAAGGAACCGTTATCCAGGTAGGCGATGGTATTGCGACCGTGCATGGTTTAAACCATGCGATGTACGGGGAACTGGTAGAGTTTGAGAACGGTACCAGAGGCATTGTGCAGAATCTGGAGATGAAGACGATTGGCTGTGTGCTGCTGGGAAGTGATCACGGGCTGATTGAGGGGTCCAAAGTCGTCAGAAGCGGCAAGCGTGCCGGAGTACCGGTCGGGGATGCTTTGGTCGGACGTGTGGTTAATGCGCTGGGTGCTCCGATCGACGGAAACGGACCGATCAAGACCGATGGGTACCTCCCGATTGAGAGAGAAGCGGCGGGAGTCATCGACAGAAAATCCGTAGACGTACCGCTGGAGACAGGGATCCTTGCCATTGACGCAATGTTTCCGATCGGACGGGGACAGAGAGAACTGATCATCGGTGACCGTCAGACCGGCAAAACGTCCATTGCTGTGGACACAATTTTGAACCAGAAGGGCAAAGACGTCATCTGTGTGTATGTAGCTATCGGGCAGAAAGCATCCACTCTGGCTAAAATTGTTTCCACACTGAAGAAGCATGATGCCATGGACTATTCAATCGTCGTATCCGCATCGGCAAGCGATGTGGCTCCGGTCCAGTATATCGCGCCGTATTCCGGCACGGCCATGGCAGAGTATTTTATGGACAAAGGAAAAGACGTTTTGATCGTCTATGACGATCTGTCCAAACATGCGGTAGCTTACCGGGCCATGTCTCTGCTCTTACAGAGGCCGCCGGGACGGGAAGCATATCCCGGAGATGTATTCTACCTTCATTCAAGGCTGCTTGAGCGTTCATGCAGGCTGAATGAAGAACACGGAGGAGGATCCATTACGGCGCTGCCGATCATTGAGACTCTGGCAGGCGATGTATCTGCCTATATTCCTACCAATGTCATTTCCATCACAGACGGACAGATATTCCTGGAGAGTGATTTGTTCTTCTCCGGAATCCGGCCGGCGGTCAATGTGGGTCTGTCCGTTTCCCGTGTAGGAGGGGCGGCACAGACGAAAGCGATGAAGAAAGTTTCGGGAAGTCTGAGAATCGACCTGGCCCAGTTTCGGGAAATGGAGGTCTTTACCCAGTTCAGTTCAGATCTGGACCCGCAGACAAAGGAACTCCTTGATCATGGAAACAGGCTGGTAGAATTATTGAAACAGCCGCTCTATCATCCGATGAGCCTGCACAAACAGGTTATTCTTTTATGTGCAGCCAACCATCGTCTGCTCATGGATGTTCCGGTGAATGAGATCAAATCTTTTACAGAAGATCTTGTATCATTTTTTGAGGCTAAATATAGTCAGCTGGTCAGAGAGATTGATGAGAAAAAGGTACTGACCGATGAGGTAACGGAACAGATCGTTCAAGCAGTAAAAGAATTTAAAAAGTAG